Genomic window (Deinococcus detaillensis):
TTGCTTTGATCCGGCCTGCGGCTCTCAGTGACCGCCGCCTGAGCCGCGCTGGGCTGGGAGCGCTCCATGCGGACTTCGCGGACGTGCGGTGTGGCATTGATGACCACGCGGCGCGGGGCCGGGTCGGGCTTGGCCGCCAGGGCCGTATTGAGGCGGTCGGTGTGCGGCTTGATCACGCAGCTTACGCGGTAGCGGCCTTCACTGACCGGCGAGAGCATCAGCACGTCATTCACATCGAGGTTGTGGTCGTGATAGAGCGAGCTCAGGCCCGTCAATTTTTTGGCGTTTTCGCTCATCTGAACTGGATAATCGCGCTCTTGTTCGTCAGTCAGGTGCAGCGTTTGCCCAGCCAAGTCAGCAGAAAAGAGAGCCCGGAGGTATTTGGCCACCGTCAGTGTGCCTTCAGATAAGCACGGACGGGTAATGATATAGCGCAGAGCAGCAGTCACGGCGGTGTCCTCCATTGAAAACGTGCATCAGCACGGTTAGGGTCAGAGCGGTAAAAACTTCAAAATGAAAACTCGAATCAAAAAGCGCCGCATTTTTAGCTTTCAAAAAGCGGTCACGCACTTAAGGTGTTCAAGTTCCCCTTCATCTTGAGTGAAGCGGTAGGGCAATGCAAGTCAGTTCAGTCCAGAAAGCGAATCGGTTCGTTTTAAGCTAATTAGCGAAAGGTAATTTCGTTTTTACACAAATTTCTCTCAACTGGATGATCGGTTCACACTTTGAGAGTTTACGCGCCTCAGCCCCCGCTTTGGCCCGACTTTGATCAAATCCCGCTCCTATCTCGGAAAGGGGAGCACTTTTTATCTTTGCGGTTTTATAGGCTTGTAGGATGCCTGCCCGCCGCCTCGGGCTGCGGCTGAGGTTTGCGTTCGTATTAGAATGCCCGCGTGACTGTCTTTTTGGTGCTGCTGTCGGCTTATCTGCTCGGCTCGGTGGTCTTCGGTGTAATTTACTCGCACCTGCGCGGCGACGATGTACGCGGGCGCGACATGCCCGGCGGCAGCGGGATGTTTAGGCAATACGGCCTCGTTCCAGCAGTGACTATTTCGGTGCTGGACATCCTCAAAGGCGTGCTGGCAGCTTATCTGGCACTGCATTTTGCACCGGGGTGGGAATGGGCGGCCATGTTTCTGGTGATTATCGGCCACTGCTATCCGGTGTTTTTCCGCTTCAACGGCGGCGGCGGCATTGCCCCGATGCTGGGTGCACTGCTGATCGTCGCGCCCAAAACCCTACTGCTGATGGTGCTGCTTTCCCTCATCGTGATGCCGCTTTATAAAGCCACCATCCAAAAAAGAGTTGGCCTCAACGCCATTCCCTTCATGTCGGCGGTGGTGTTGCCGATCAGCGTGGCCGCTTCATTCTGGCTGGGGGGCACCTTGGCGCTGGTCGCGGGCGGCCTGGGGATGGCGGTCAGGTCGGTGCAACTGCTGATCGAAGATGGCAAGCTCGGAAAAAAACCGGCGTGAAGGCGGGGCGCTGGACAAGCGCAGCGCTGGGCTTGCTGCTCACATTGGGCAGCATGAGCCAAGCCGCCGCCGTACTGAACGGGCGAAGCCTCACCTTTGAGGAAGGTGGCAAAACCCTGACAGTACTGATCTATCCCGAGGCGCTGGGCGACCTCAGCGGCCCGGTCACGCAGGGCGAAACCACTTGGCTGGGCGTCGGGCCTTCGCTCTACGGGTTCGACGCTTTGGGCGTGGCCACCACCCGCCTTGATTTCTCCAACATGCTGAGCGCCGTAGACGCCAGCGGCGGCGTGCTGCGGGTCACGGCGGGGCCGAGCGGAGCGCAGGACACTTACAGCGTCGTCGGCGGGCAAATTCAGGAGCGGGTGGTGCTGGTGCCGGACGCGCGGGTCACCGGTTGGCTGCGCCGCGCCGCCGCGCTCACGCCGGACAGCCAGGTCGCGCAGGCCGCCCTCCAAGACCCCACCAATCCATTTTTGGCCCTGCGCCGCGCCGCGCTGGCTCGGCAACGCGGCGACCGCTTCACGGCCCTGAGTGAAACCCAGCGGGCGGCCAGTTTGCCGCTGGCTTTTCCAGCCTCTCTGCAACTCGCCGCCCAGATGGAAGCGCTCAACTCGCCTGCGGCGGCCAATTTGCTGCTCAGCCGCGCGGCCCGCGACTACGCGGCACGCGGCTACGACCCGGCTTTGCCGGTGAGCCGCGCCGCCCTGAACGCTTACGGCGACCCGCTCGGCGAGTTGGAAACGCTGCTGAGCCAAAACAAACTCGAACGCGCCGACGTGTGGATTCGCTACCTGCGCCAGACTTCACCGCGCTTTGAAGGCTCGCTGAGCTTATACACCCGCTACGCCGCGCTGCTCGATGCTCAAAACCGCAGCGGCGAGGCCGAGGAGTGGCGGGCCTTTGCCCGGACGCTCAGCACCGGCACGCTGTATAACCTCGGCGCAGACGCGGTGCTGACCTTGCGCGACGCCGCCCGCGTCAGCGCTTTCGCGCTGCTGCTGAGCTGGCTGGCCGCTTACCTGACGCTCGCCGCCCGCGCTTGGCGGGTGCAGGGCCAAGACACCGCCGAGTTGGGCGGACGCTGGGGCAGTTGGCTGAAGCGTCCGCTGTCGCGGCTCCGGCGCAGCGTGGTGGCTTACGGGGGGTTTGGCGAAAAGCTGGTGATGCTCTCACTGCTCTCGGCTTTGCTGCTGAGCCTCTCGGCTTGGACTTGGGCGGCCCGCGCCGAAACCCGCTTGCAAGCGCCCGCACTCAATATCGGCACTTACGGCGGCGCTTGGTTTTACGGCGGCCTCGATGAGCTGGAACTCACGCCCAGCCGCGACACGGCCCTGCTGCGCGGCTTGTCTTCTCAACTCGACGGTGATGACGCGGCGGCCCGCAGCAGCTACGAGGTGGGCACTTCGCCGCTGCCCTGCGCTCAAAACAACTTGGGCGTCTTGGCCGAAAACAGAGACGACAACGCCCAAGCCCGAGGACTATGGCAAGCCTCACTCTCGGCGGCTCCGGATTTGCTCGCGCCCGCTTACAACTTGGGCCTGCAACCCAGCGCCCCCGAAGCGGCTTTTCAAAGGGAGTACCGCGCCGCGCCGAGGCTGTGCTACCCCGATCAGCGCAGTTTGGTGCGTGCCCTCGGCGGCAGCTTGGCCGGGCAACTCCGCGCCTTACTTCTCAATCCTTGGAGCGCTCTGATGGCCACGCCCACTCAGCTCAGCACGCCGCTGCAAGCTGTTTGGGTCGCGCTGCTGCTGCTGGCCTACGCGCTGGGCGTGGTGTGGCTGCTGACCCCCTCATCTGATCCCTCCGGCCGCGCCGGACGCCCCGCCCTCTTCCGGCTGCTGGCCCTGCTGCTGCCCGGCAGCGCTTTACTCGACGGCGCGTGG
Coding sequences:
- a CDS encoding glycerol-3-phosphate acyltransferase; protein product: MTVFLVLLSAYLLGSVVFGVIYSHLRGDDVRGRDMPGGSGMFRQYGLVPAVTISVLDILKGVLAAYLALHFAPGWEWAAMFLVIIGHCYPVFFRFNGGGGIAPMLGALLIVAPKTLLLMVLLSLIVMPLYKATIQKRVGLNAIPFMSAVVLPISVAASFWLGGTLALVAGGLGMAVRSVQLLIEDGKLGKKPA